A genome region from Cutaneotrichosporon cavernicola HIS019 DNA, chromosome: 5 includes the following:
- the CLB2 gene encoding uncharacterized protein (Cyclin_C) has protein sequence MASGIPTRRTTRRIDENAPPPAGTIATRARSAAANTGNNAANTAIPQMKRTASALGATTRSTTADNKPIPTGTSTSQVNKPGTRRRAALGEIGTAPNAAKGDKGKAAERRPLATRETSQPAVRRTTRSTTLEAREEKPTVAVKRKVGSVTSSTTNLRPRPGYSRHGSAVSAASTSTSTSTARPGRQLKETVSITEDGPAPKRPRPSTPEDVFTDNYDADNKVVAVAEPSSKAPVPKDYGWTDLDAEDEGDPTMVSEYVVDAFAYMMELEKSTMPDSKYMENQEELQWKMRQILNDWIVEVHTKFRLLPETLLIAINLIDRFLTARTVSLEKFQLVGLTALFVAAKYEEVICPSVTHFLHMADGGYDVDEILRAERYLLQTLDFDLAYPNPLHFLRRVSKADGYDVHSRTVAKFFIEISCIDHRLLPYPPSMLAAAAMWLARLCFDRGPWHANMVHYSTYAQHELLECAQVMLDYAVDPELDTSTAFFKKYASRKHLKASVFVREWAQHRWPDSAKGRSSNQGRELEAEFGGEQQAPLPPNSPSA, from the exons ATGGCCAGCGGTATCCCA ACCCGCCGCACCACCCGTCGCATTGACGAGaacgctcctcctcccgcgGGCACCATTGCCACTCGTGCACGCTCTGCCGCAGCCAACACTGGCAACAATGCAGCCAACACCGCCATTCCCCAGATGAAGCGGACCGCGTCGGCACTGGGTGCGACCACCCGCTCGACCACTGCCGACAATAAGCCCATTCCAACTGGTACCTCGACATCGCAGGTCAACAAGCCAGGcacgcgccgtcgcgctgcgctcggcgagattGGCACTGCACCAAACGCGGCCAAGGGagacaagggcaaggcggccgagcgGCGTCCTCTGGCCACCCGCGAGACATCCCAGCCTGCTGTGCGTCGCACTACGCGCTCCACTACCCTTGAGGcccgcgaggagaagccaaccgtcgccgtcaagcgcaaggtcggGAGCGTCACCTCGTCTACCACCAACCTTCGTCCCCGTCCAGGGTACTCTCGCCACGGCTCCGCTGTCTCCGCTGCGTCCACTTCGACTtccacctcgaccgcgcgccCTGGTCGCCAGTTGAAGGAAACTGTCTCTATCACCGAGGACGGCCCTGCTCCCAAACGTCCCCGTCCTTCCACTCCCGAGGACGTCTTCACGGACAACTACGACGCAGACAACAAGGTGGTGGCAGTGGCCGAGCCTAGCTCAAAGGCTCCTGTCCCTAAGGACTATGGATGgaccgacctcgacgccgaggatgagggggaCCCGACTATGGTGTCCGAGTACGTGGTCGACGCTTTCGCGTACATGATGGAGCTGGAG AAGTCGACGATGCCTGATTCCAAGTACATGGAGAACCAGGAAGAGCTGCAGTGGAAGATGCGCCAGATACTCAACGACTGGATCGTCGAGGTACACACCAAGTTCCGACTCCTCCCAGAGACGCTCCTCATCGCTATCAACCTCATCGACCGTTTCCTCACTGCTCGCACCGTCTCTCTGGAGAAgttccagctcgtcgggtTAACGGCCCTCTTCGTCGCGGCCAAGTACGAGGAGGTCATCTGCCCCTCCGTCACCCACTTCCTCCACATGGCTGACGGCGGTtacgacgtcgacgagattCTGCGGGCTGAGCGCTACCTCCTCCAGACCCTCGACTTCGACCTGGCGtaccccaaccccctccACTTCCTGCGCCGCGTCTCCAAGGCTGACGGCTACGACGTGCACAGCCGCACAGTCGCCAAGTTCTTTATCGAGATTAGCTGCATCGACCACCGTCTTCTCCCCTACCCACCCTCCATgcttgctgctgctgccatGTGGCTCGCGCGGCTCTGTTTCGACCGTGGGCCATGGCATGCCAACATGGTTCATTACTCGACGTACGCTCAgcacgagctgctcgagtGTGCGCAGGTCATGCTTGACTATGCCGTCGACCCGGAGCTCGACACGTCGACTGCCTTCTTCAAGAAGTATGCCAGCAGG AAACACCTCAAGGCTTCTGTCTTTGTGCGCGAGTGGGCCCAGCACCGCTGGCCCGACTCTGCCAAGGGGCGGTCGTCGAACCAAGgccgcgagcttgaggccgAGTTCGGCGGTGAGCAGCAGGcgcccctccctcccaacAGCCCTTCGGCGTAA
- the OSM2 gene encoding uncharacterized protein (FAD dependent oxidoreductase) — MSGNKVIVVGGGLSGLSAAHTVLERGGNVVLLDKNSFMGGNSTKATSGINGAGTQAQQELNIPDNAAKFFADTKKSARDLARDDLIHVLTYRSGDAVNWLVERFGLDLSKVSRLGGHSEPRTHRGGAQFPGMTITYALMEKLEDIAAAHPDRAVIHKKTKVTGLIKEGDQVVGVEYEKGGQKGKEYGVVILATGGYAADFTEDSLLKKYRPEYYDLPTTNGDHCTGDGHKMAMAAGAKGIDLEKVQVHPTGLVDPNDPQAKVKFLAAEALRGVGGLLLDNEGNRFVDELQHRDFVTNTMWKHNKFPIRLVLNGKASKEIEWHIKHYSGRGLMKHYKNGEELAKAIGCSPAALKKTFDEHNHYEKNPGTDPFNKKFFANGPWSMDDSFNVALMTPVLHYTMGGLEIGTDSAVHDSNSVGIPGLYACGELAGGVHGANRLGGSSLLGCVVFGRVAGGSASAYLLSELSNETAANRLGTVGGHLFETKVTADPATKSVTLNFSFGGAGGAPAVQAAPVAAPVAAAAPATAPAPAAAPVKKSGEYTAEEVAKHNKPDDCWVIIGDEVLDVTEFLNEHPGGAKAILLYAGRDATEEFEMVHPDGVIAKYAPEAVIGKLKK; from the exons ATGTCCGGCAACAAGGTCATTGTCGTCGGTGGTGGTCTCTCCGGCCTCTCGGCCGCCCACActgtcctcgagcgtggTGGCAACGTC gtcctcctcgacaagaaCAGCTTCATGGGC GGCAACTCGACCAAGGCTACCTCTGGTATCAACGGTGCCGGCACCCAG GCTCAGCAG GAGCTCAACATCCCCGACAACGCCGCCAAGTT CTTTGCCGACACCAAGAAGTCGGCTCGCGACCTTGcccgcgacgacctcaTCCACGTCCTCACCTACCGCTccggcgacgccgtcaaCTGGCTCGTTGAGCGCttcggccttgacctctCCAAGGTCTCGCGTCTCGGTGGCCACTCTGAGCCCCGTACCCACCGTGGTGGCGCCCAGTTCCCCGGTATGACGATCACCTACGCCCTCATggagaagctcgaggacattgccgccgcccaccccGACCGTGCCGTCATCCACAAGAAGACCAAGGTCACTGGCCTTatcaaggagggcgaccAGGTTGTCGGTGTTGAGTATGAGAAGGGCGGCcagaagggcaaggagtACGGTGTTGTCATTCTTGCGACCGGCGGTTACGCTGCCGACTTCACAGAGGACTCGCTCCTCAAGAAGTACCGCCCCGAGTACTACGacctccccaccaccaacgGTGACCACTGCACTGGTGACGGCCACAAGATGGCCAtggccgccggcgccaagggcatcgacctcgagaaggtCCAGGTTCACCCCACTGGTCTCGTTGACCCCAACGACCCCCaggccaaggtcaagtTCCTTGCTGCTGAGGCTCTCCGTGGTGTCGGCggtcttcttctcgacaACGAGGGCAACCGCTTCGTCGATGAGCTCCAGCACCGTGACTTTGTCACCAACACCATGTGGAAGCACAACAAGTTCCCCatccgcctcgtccttaACGGCAAGGCGTCGAAGGAGATTGAGTGGCACATCAAGCACTACTCTGGCCGTGGCCTCATGAAGCACTACAAGAACGGTGAGGAGCTCGCTAAGGCCATCGGCTGCAgccccgccgccctcaaGAAGACGTTCGACGAGCACAACCACTACGAGAAGAACCCCGGCACTGACCCCTTCAACAAGAAGTTCTTCGCCAACGGCCCCTGGTCCATGGATGACTCGTTCAACGTCGCCCTCATGACCCCCGTCCTCCACTACACCATGGGTGGTCTTGAGATCGGCACCGACTCTGCCGTCCACGACTCGAACTCGGTCGGCATCCCAGGCCTCTACGCCTGCGGTGAGCTTGCTGGTGGTGTTCACGGTGCCAACCGTCTCGGAGGCTCGTCGCTCCTCGGGTGTGTTGTCTTCGGCCGTGTCGCCGGTggctccgcctcggcgtacCTCCTCTCGGAGCTCTCCAACGAGACCGCTGCCAACCGTCTCGGCACTGTCGGTGGTCACCTCTTCGAGACCAAGGTCACCGCCGACCCTGCCACCAAGTCGGTCACCCTCAACTTCTCGTTCGGCGGTGCCGGCGGCGCCCCCGCTGTCCAGGCTGCCCCTGTCGCTGCCCCTGTcgccgctgctgcgccCGCGACTGCGCCCGcccctgctgctgcgcccGTGAAGAAGAGCGGCGAGTAcaccgccgaggaggtcgccAAGCACAACAAGCCTGACGACTGCTGGGTCATCattggcgacgaggtcctcgacgtcaccGAGTTCCTGAACGAGCACCCCGGAGGCGCCAAGGCCATCCTCCTGTATGCCGGCCGTGATGCGACTGAGGAGTTCGAGATGGTGCACCCCGACGGCGTCATTGCCAAGTACGCCCCCGAGGCAGTCATTggcaagctcaagaagtAA
- a CDS encoding uncharacterized protein (Conserved region in glutamate synthase), which produces MSLRTATRILSPRCAAARLVQPARRLASTSGSSSSSSSHGQWGRYSWRAAALVGVTALTLYSTTSTANADAPKPNGKFISYEEVQKHNRRDDCWVIIAGNVYDVTDFIAVHPGGAAVILHAAGRDATKVFVPLHPPDSLQILPKSKHLGPVDPATLPEEDDEPTEEEERIAEARAELPPAESMLLLNDFEEWAERVLTATGWNYYRSAADSEATFDNNAAAFNRYFFRPRILRDITEGNLETEVLGQKTAMPVFISPAAMAKLGHPLGEVNLTRGAGNAGIVQGISINASCSLDEIMAARQAGQNVWFQIYLNRDRAASERLLEKVTALGANAIIFTVDVAWQSKRTRDVRGKAAVAAPIETTDAGKGDRGGAGKQGAGVSSAISGYQDPHLVWSDIEFIRRNTTLPIIVKGVQSIEDVAACAEAGVQGVILSNHGGRSADYAPAPIDLLYELRALRPDLFDKVDIMMDGGVRSGADVVKALALGAKAVGLGRPFLYANSTHGQEGVERVCEILDEEITNTMRNCGVSRVADLKPEMVGPAGPWVGANRPPWL; this is translated from the exons ATGTCTCTGCGAACAGCAACACGGATTCTGTCCCCACGGTGCGCGGCAGCTCGCCTTGTTCAGCCTGCTCGGCGCCTGGCCTCTACATctggctcgagctcgagctcatcctcacATGGGCAATGGGGCCGCTATAGCTGGCGCGCAGCAGCGTTGGTTGGCGTAACA GCCCTCACGCTGTACTCGACCACATCGACGGCGAACGCGGACGCACCCAAGCCCAATGGCAAGTTCATCTCTTACGAGGAAGTGCAGAAGCACAACCGGCGCGACGACTGCTGGGTCATCATCGCCGGCAACGTGTACGATGTGACCGACTTCATCGCGGTCCACCCTGGTGGCGCAGCGGTGATCCTTCACGCTGCGGGGCGTGATGCAACAAAGGTGTTCGTCCCACTCCACCCGCCTGACAGCCTCCAAATCCTGCCGAAGAGCAAGCACCTCGGCCCAGTTGACCCCGCCACGCTTCCcgaggaagacgatgagcccaccgaggaggaggagcggaTCGCCGAGGCTCGCGCAGAGCTTCCTCCAGCAGAGAGCATGCTGCTGCTAAACGACTTTGAGGAATGGGCTGAGCGCGTGCTCACCGCCACGGGTTGGAACTACTACcgctcggcggcggacaGCGAGGCGACGTTCGACaacaacgccgccgcgttCAACCGGTACTTCTTCCGGCCCAGGATTCTGAGGGATATCACTGAGGGTAACCTCGAGACAGAGGTGCTGGGCCAGAAGACGGCCATGCCGGTCTTCATCTCCCCCGCCGCTATGGCTAAGCTCGGCCACCcccttggcgaggtcaaTCTCACTCGTGGGGCAGGTAACGCGGGCATCGTACAGGGC ATTTCGATCAACGCATCGTGTtcgctcgacgagatcatGGCTGCCCGTCAGGCGGGTCAGAACGTCTGGTTCCAGATCTATCTcaaccgcgaccgcgcggcgtccgaacgcctcctcgagaaaGTGACGGCTCTCGGCGCCAACGCGATCATCTTCACCGTCGATGTAGCATGGCAGAGCAAACGTACCCGTGACGTGCGAGGCAAGGCGGCGGTTGCGGCCCCGATCGAAACTACCGACGCGGGGAAAGGCGATCGCGGCGGAGCAGGCAAGCAGGGCGCCGGCGTGTCCTCAGCCATCTCGGGGTACCAGGACCCGCACCTTGTGTGGAGCGACATTGAGTTTATCCGCCGCAACACTACCCTCCCCATCATCGTGAAGGGCGTACAGAGCATCGAAGACGTCGCCGCGTGCGCCGAGGCTGGCGTGCAGGGCGTCATTCTGAGCAACCACGGCGGAAGGAGTGCCGACTATGCACCGGCACCGATTGACTTGCTGTACGAGCTGCGTGCGCTCCGCCCCGACCTCTttgacaaggtcgacaTTATGATGGACGGCGGTGTGCGGTCCGGCGCGgacgtcgtcaaggccCTCGCACTCGGTGCCAAGGCTGTCGGGCTCGGCAGGCCATTCCTGTACGCCAACTCGACACATGGGcaggagggcgtcgagcgcgtgtGCGAGA tcctcgacgaggagatcaCTAACACGATGCGCAACTGCGGCGTGTctcgcgtcgccgacctcaagcccgagaTGGTTGGGCCTGCGGGGCCGTGGGTCGGTGCCAACCGCCCTCCATGGCTGTAG
- a CDS encoding uncharacterized protein (2-oxoacid dehydrogenases acyltransferase (catalytic domain)), producing the protein MLRTQVRALSTASKALPTLSRTATRGFAAVRMSTPPQMARAFAVPMTRSFHATSFASEVVTITVPQMAESITEGTLKQFNKQVGEFIKANEELASIETDKIDVAVNAPQSGKVVELLVEEDATVEVGQEIARIELGEEEGASAGSSAPAAEAPKEEAPKKEEAKGAAPTEAPKPAAAAAPKPAAPKPAAPKESAPVQAEANAISRKETRVKMSRMRQTIATRLKASQNSAASLTTFNEIDMSSIMDFRKLYKDGVLKNEGVKLGFMSAFARASVLALREIPEANASIEDDTIIYRDYVDLSVAVATPKGLVTPVVRNAESMGLVDIERAIAELGVKARDGKLTIEDMAGGSFTISNGGVFGSLYGTPIINLPQCAVLGMHSIKEKPVVVDGQIVIRPIMVVALTYDHRLLDGREAVTFLVRVKEYLEDPRRMLLPSPV; encoded by the exons ATGCTCCGCACACAAGTCCGCGCCCTCTCCACAGCCTCAAAGGCTCTCCCCACCCTCAGCCGTACGGCCACCCGCGGCTTCGCGGCTGTCCGCATGTCCACTCCCCCTCAAAT GGCGCGCGCCTTTGCGGTCCCCATGACCCGCTCCTTCCACGCCACCTCGTTCGCTTCTG AGGTCGTCACCATTACGGTTCCCCAGATG GCCGAGTCGATCACCGAGGGCACCTTGAAACAGTTCAACAAGCAGGTTGGCGAGTTCATCAAGGCAAATGAGGAGCTTGCGTCGATTGAGACCGACAAG ATCGACGTCGCAGTCAACGCTCCCCAGAGCGGTAAGGTTGTTGAGCTCcttgttgaggaggacgcgaccgtcgaggtcggccagGAGATTGCCAGGATCGAGcttggagaggaggagggcgctTCCGCTGGTTCGTCAGCGCCTGCTGCGGAGGCccccaaggaggaggcccccaagaaggaggaggcaaAGGGTGCCGCTCCCACTGAGGCACCCAAgcccgccgcggcggccgcccCCAAGCCCGCTGCTCCCAAGCCCGCTGCTCCCAAGGAGTCGGCTCCCGTCCAGGCTGAGGCCAacgccatctcgcgcaAGGAGACCCGCGTGAAGATGTCGCGCATGCGCCAGACCATCGCGACCCGCCTCAAGGCGTCGCAGAACTCGGCTGCCTCGCTCACCACCTTCAACGAGATTGACATGTCGTCGATCATGGACTTCCGCAAGCTCTACAAGGACGGCGTGCTCAAGAACGAGggcgtcaagctcggctTCATGAGCGCCTTTGCGCGTGCTTcggtcctcgccctccgcgAGATCCCCGAGGCCAACGCCTCGATTGAGGACGACACCATCATTTACCGCGACTACGTCGACCTCTCGGTTGCTGTCGCTACCCCCAAGGGTCTCGTCACCCCCGTTGTCCGCAACGCCGAGTCGATGGGCCTCGTTGACATTGAGCGTGCcattgccgagctcggcgtcaaggctcgcgacggcaagctcaCCATCGAGGACATGGCCGGCGGTTCGTTCACCATCTCCAACGGTGGCGTCTTTGGCTCGCTCTACGGCACTCCCATTATCAACCTCCCCCAGTGCGCTGTCCTCGGCATGCACTCGATCAAGGAGAAGCCGGTTGTCGTTGACGGCCAGATCGTGATCCGCCCCATCATGGTTGTTGCCCTCACCTACGACCACCGTCTTCTCGACGGCCGGGAAGccgtcaccttccttgTCCGTGTCAAGGAGTACCTCGAGGACCCCCGCCGCATGctcctcccctcgcccGTGTAA
- the beta-fg gene encoding uncharacterized protein (Beta-flanking protein), whose amino-acid sequence MDNILNYNQPQQGQNPERSGQQGGDLAGGLMGLASQFMGQSGGGFDIKSLLAGANMQNGNPQDLHKPMTNVLGAIQTVQRPDAEINESAATSAHAAAYPDGHANYDKAGQLSTESMGAAAAIEAFKAFAGGGTRVAQEGPGNQSLISKLLGMAMSEAVKLFQKSGGTADNGSEADVMTSAGQTIMKLLIQNQVQGALGGDHGSGGGYGANVGQIMNLASKFMAK is encoded by the exons ATGGACAACATTCTCAACTACAATC AGCCTCAGCAGGGCCAGAACCCCGAACGCAGTGGTCAGCAGGGCGGCGACCTCGCTGGCGGCCTCATGGGCTTGGCCTCCCAGTTCATGGGCCAGAGCGGCGGTGGCT TCGACATCAAGTCGCTGCTCGCCGGTGCCAACATGCAGAACGGCAACCCGCAGGACCTCCACAAGCCGATGACCAACGTCCTCGGAGCTATCCAGACCGTTCAGAGGCCCGACGCCGAAATCAACGAGAGCGCCGCCACGTCGGCCCACGCCGCAGCTTACCCTGATGGCCATGCCAACTACGACAAGGCGGGCCAGCTCAGCACGGAGAGTATGGGTGCTGCGGCTGCCATTGAGGCGTTCAAGGCGTTCGCTGGTGGTGGCACGCGTGTGGCTCAGGAGGGCCCAGGCAACCAGAGCCTCATCTCCAAGCTTCTCGGCATGGCCATGtccgaggccgtcaag ctctTCCAGAAGTCGGGCGGCACGGCCGACAACGGGTCTGAGGCG GATGTGATGACCAGCGCCGGCCAGACCATCATGAAGCTACTCATCCAGAACCAGGTGCAGGGT gcgctcggcggcgaccacGGCAGCGGAGGAGGATACGGCGCCAACGTCGGCCAGATCATGAACCTCGCCTCCAAGTTTATGGCCAAGTAA
- the HIS6 gene encoding uncharacterized protein (Histidine biosynthesis protein), protein MTRRQSQFRPCIDLHGGVVKQIVGGTLDLTADGEGNAPRENFVATKPPSYYAELYKKNGLTGGHVIKLGPGNDESAREAVGTWKGGLQIGGGITPANAKEWLDAGAEKVIVTSALFPGGKFKEDVLKELCASVGKERLVVDISCRKRESGWIVAMNGWKTLTDMTVNAESIKVMEAYCSELLIHAADVEGLCQGIDEELVQRLGEWVSIPCTYAGGAKELGDLALVDRLSNGKVDLTFGSSLDIFGGNGVKFDDLVAEDKKAKEASKA, encoded by the exons ATGACGCGCCGACAATCGCAGTTCCGCCCTTGCATCGACCTCCACGGAGGCGTCGTCAAGCAGATCGTCGGCGGAACGCTCGACCTTACTGCTGATGGCGAGGGAAACGCACCGCGCGAGAACTTTGTGGCTAC CAAGCCTCCCTCTTACTACGCCGAACTCTACAAAAAGAACGGTCTTACTGGTGGCCACGTCATCAAGCTTGGCCCTGGTAACGACGAATCTGCCCGTGAGGCTGTTGGGACATGGAAGGGTGGCCTCCAGATCGGCGGGGGCATCACCCCGGCCAACGCGAAGGAGTGGCTGGACGCGGGTGCGGAGAAG GTGATCGTGACCTCGGCCCTCTTCCCAGGTGGCAAATTCAAGGAGGATGTGCTAAAGGAGCTGTGCGCGTCTGTTGGCAAGGAGCGCCTTGTTGTGGACATCAG CTGCCGGAAACGCGAGTCCGGCTGGATTGTCGCGATGAACGGATGGAAGACTCTGACCGACATGACCGTGAACGCCGAAAGCATCAAGGTGATGGAGGCATACTGCTCGGAGCTGCTCATCcatgccgccgacgtcgagggccTGTGCCAAGggatcgacgaggagcttgtcCAGC GTCTTGGGGAATGGGTTTCCATTCCATGCACGTACGCAGGTGGAGCGAAGGAACTCGGCGACCTGGCTCTGGTTGACCGGTTGTCAAACGGCAAGGTGGACCTGACGTTTGGGAGTTCGCTGGACATCTTTGGAGGGAACGGTGTCAAATTCGACGACCTGGTtgccgaggacaagaaggccaaggaggcgtCCAAGGCATAA
- the ndk1 gene encoding uncharacterized protein (NDK), with protein MFSIRQGLRTASRHGVRALSTQPARAAPRYAGAAAAAAGVAAFALYQANTAVKMEGKPTIAGEHKTVSERSFIMIKPDGVSRQLVGKIIDKFESRGYKLVALKTVTPSKELAQEHYADLSSRPFFPGLVAYITSGVPVVAMVWEGKDVIKQGRRIVGATNPLDADPGSVRGQYAVSVGRNLIHASDSFDSATKEIGLWFKENELSQYEPAAWGWIMADN; from the exons ATGTTCTCTATCCGCCAGG GTCTCCGCACTGCTTCGCGTCACGGTG TCCGTGCGCTCTCGACGCAGCctgcccgcgccgcgccgcgctaCGCCGGtgccgctgctgccgctgctGGTGTGGCTGCGTTCGCGCTTTACCAGGCTAACACTGCCGTCAAAATGGAGGGCAAGCCCACCATCGCCGGCGAGCACAAGACCGTCTCAGAGCGCTCGTTCATCATGATCAAGCCTGACGGCGTTTCGCGCCAGCTTGTTGGCAAGATCATTGACAAGTTCGAGA GCCGTGGCtacaagctcgtcgcgctcaagacCGTCACTCCCTCcaaggagctcgcgcaggagCACTACGCCGACCTCTCGTCGCGCCCCTTCTTCCCGGGACTTGTGGCGTACATCACCTCGGGTGtccccgtcgtcgccatggtctgggagggcaaggacgtGATCAAGCAGGGC CGCCGCATTGTAGGCGCCACCAACCCGCTTGACGCCGACCCCGGATCGGTCCGCGGCCAGTACGCCGTCAGCGTCGGCCGTAACCTCATCCACGCGTCCGACTCGTTCGACTCGGCCACCAAGGAGATCGGCCTCTGGTTCAAGGAGAACGAGCTCTCCCAGTACGAGCCCGCCGCTTGGGGCTGGATCATGGCCGACAACTAG